A genome region from Rickettsiales endosymbiont of Stachyamoeba lipophora includes the following:
- a CDS encoding phospholipase D-like domain-containing protein, with protein MSKKKSQQLINFAINYPYLAITILVLLIAYQQVSSPNWLIGSSAEISHVNVCFTPSTTSCSNLITQQINAANLLVFVQAYSFTSQPIAKALINAFNRKVEVAIILDKTSLHNKEETVLIQQLQQAGIPIYIDKIKGLAHNKIIIIDDRKVLTGSYNFTKGAEHRNAENIVLINDPLINRAYHNNWLKRKEHSMKVID; from the coding sequence ATGAGCAAAAAAAAGTCACAGCAACTGATCAACTTTGCGATTAACTATCCTTACTTAGCTATTACCATTTTAGTATTATTGATAGCTTACCAGCAAGTAAGCAGCCCTAACTGGCTTATCGGTTCATCAGCAGAAATATCTCATGTTAATGTATGCTTCACGCCTTCTACCACCTCGTGCTCCAACTTAATTACTCAGCAAATTAATGCAGCAAATCTTCTTGTTTTTGTCCAAGCTTATTCTTTCACTTCCCAACCCATAGCAAAGGCTTTAATCAACGCTTTTAATAGAAAGGTAGAGGTTGCAATTATTCTGGATAAAACCAGCTTACATAACAAAGAGGAAACCGTCCTGATTCAACAATTACAACAGGCGGGCATCCCTATCTATATTGATAAAATTAAAGGACTTGCCCATAATAAAATTATAATAATTGATGATCGCAAAGTTTTAACTGGCTCCTATAATTTTACCAAAGGCGCGGAACATCGTAACGCCGAAAATATAGTATTAATTAATGATCCGCTTATCAACCGAGCTTATCATAATAATTGGCTAAAGAGAAAAGAGCATTCTATGAAGGTGATAGACTAA
- a CDS encoding GNAT family N-acetyltransferase has product MSSTFNIEELEHIETEFACFEGLAVEALAAKNLPKPTKFAFGIKQDNEIIAGITGHIVYGNLYIALLWIDAKYRNQGLGQALVSKAWEYGKANNCDFTTVCTLDWQAKPFYEKLGYELEFERSGYWNNSTLYYFKKAL; this is encoded by the coding sequence ATGAGCTCAACATTTAACATTGAAGAACTTGAACATATTGAAACTGAATTTGCTTGTTTTGAAGGGTTAGCGGTGGAGGCGCTTGCTGCTAAAAATCTACCTAAACCAACTAAATTTGCGTTTGGAATCAAACAAGATAATGAGATTATTGCAGGCATTACCGGGCACATAGTTTATGGCAATTTATATATTGCTCTACTTTGGATAGATGCTAAATATAGAAATCAAGGATTAGGCCAAGCTCTCGTTTCAAAAGCATGGGAATATGGCAAAGCCAACAACTGCGACTTTACCACGGTATGCACCCTAGACTGGCAGGCCAAACCTTTTTACGAAAAATTAGGATACGAACTAGAATTTGAAAGAAGCGGTTATTGGAACAATTCAACCTTATATTATTTCAAAAAAGCATTGTAG
- a CDS encoding DUF2267 domain-containing protein, translated as MTELPILNKNIIKTYEWLKDIEDSAGFYHDDHKRAIAILRVTLHELRDNLPLQNLAKLSSQLPLIIRGLLFEGWNPQITPLKERKKDDFLMSIADKIDEKYNDTDIEEGVKAVFQAIYNHVSTSEIENLKAVLPRGILELMSELEEI; from the coding sequence ATGACAGAGTTACCTATATTAAACAAAAATATTATCAAAACTTATGAATGGCTAAAAGATATAGAAGATAGTGCCGGATTTTATCATGATGATCACAAACGAGCCATAGCAATATTACGGGTAACTTTACATGAACTCAGAGACAATTTACCTCTTCAAAATTTGGCAAAACTCTCCTCTCAACTTCCCTTAATCATTAGAGGATTGCTGTTTGAAGGATGGAACCCACAAATTACCCCACTTAAAGAACGTAAAAAAGATGATTTCTTGATGAGCATTGCAGATAAAATTGATGAAAAATATAATGATACCGATATTGAAGAGGGAGTTAAAGCTGTTTTCCAAGCTATTTACAACCATGTAAGCACTAGCGAAATAGAAAATTTAAAAGCAGTCCTGCCCCGGGGAATTTTAGAATTAATGTCAGAGCTAGAAGAAATATAA
- a CDS encoding DUF3426 domain-containing protein, translating to MIISCPSCHTDFEVDDALIPPQGRKLQCSKCKHLWFFKIKSDEDYKELLQMAKNTAKEAIKSSIKATPKSNKGAILLPLLSLALTFFIIFFAGKEYLIKAPVFKHIYQLAHYDNTSKLVIQNVKVEKQLDSGAINHLLIQGEIANKSEQAISAPHLRIRLFDLDNKLLMQEVLPYSAAEVVQAQQVIPINYPMRLRVAPDSVTRVELDVADNLDFWFWLR from the coding sequence ATGATTATCAGTTGCCCAAGTTGTCATACAGATTTTGAGGTTGATGATGCACTTATACCACCTCAAGGCAGAAAGTTACAATGCTCTAAATGCAAGCATCTATGGTTTTTTAAAATTAAAAGTGATGAAGATTATAAAGAGCTGCTGCAGATGGCCAAAAATACTGCAAAAGAAGCTATAAAATCTAGCATTAAGGCTACACCCAAATCCAACAAGGGCGCTATATTACTACCACTGTTATCTCTTGCTTTAACATTTTTTATTATATTTTTTGCGGGTAAAGAATATTTAATTAAAGCACCTGTATTTAAGCACATTTATCAATTAGCTCATTATGATAACACCAGTAAATTAGTGATCCAAAATGTTAAAGTAGAAAAGCAGCTAGATTCCGGAGCAATTAATCACTTACTAATTCAAGGGGAGATTGCTAATAAAAGTGAGCAGGCAATTAGCGCACCTCATTTACGCATTAGGCTCTTTGATTTAGATAATAAACTTCTTATGCAGGAAGTGTTACCTTATTCCGCAGCAGAGGTGGTTCAAGCTCAGCAAGTGATTCCTATCAACTACCCTATGCGCCTTAGAGTAGCGCCAGATAGTGTTACCAGAGTAGAACTGGATGTAGCAGATAATTTAGATTTCTGGTTTTGGTTACGTTAG
- the dapD gene encoding 2,3,4,5-tetrahydropyridine-2,6-dicarboxylate N-succinyltransferase: MLASKINKLWDKFQQKSLDADDLKQHSTINEVIEMLNLGEIRVAENNAGKWTVNEWVKKAILLYFAESDNQVMHSSLGNYYDKIALKFHEWEEQDFEEAGFRVVPGAIVRHGAYIAKKSVIMPSFINIGAYIDTGTMVDTWATVGSCAQIGKNCHISGGTGIGGVLEPLQANPVIIEDNCFIGARSEIAEGVIIGTGSVISMGVFIGASTKIINNMTGEITYGYVPPFSVVIPGVINEGNFTSKAAAIIIKTVDEKTRSKVSINELLRM; the protein is encoded by the coding sequence ATGCTTGCCAGTAAAATTAATAAATTATGGGATAAATTTCAACAAAAAAGCCTTGATGCTGATGACTTAAAACAGCATAGCACTATTAATGAAGTAATAGAAATGCTAAACCTTGGCGAAATTAGAGTGGCAGAAAATAATGCTGGCAAATGGACAGTTAACGAATGGGTTAAGAAAGCTATTCTATTATATTTTGCAGAAAGTGATAATCAGGTAATGCATTCCTCTTTGGGCAATTATTATGATAAAATTGCTTTAAAATTTCATGAATGGGAAGAGCAAGATTTTGAAGAAGCGGGCTTTAGAGTCGTGCCAGGAGCTATTGTAAGGCATGGTGCTTATATTGCTAAAAAATCTGTGATTATGCCATCCTTTATAAATATTGGAGCTTACATTGATACCGGTACTATGGTTGATACTTGGGCGACGGTTGGTAGTTGTGCTCAGATTGGTAAAAATTGCCACATTTCAGGAGGAACAGGTATTGGCGGAGTGCTAGAACCATTGCAAGCTAATCCTGTGATTATTGAAGATAATTGCTTTATTGGAGCGAGATCTGAAATTGCTGAAGGTGTAATTATAGGTACAGGTTCGGTAATTTCCATGGGAGTTTTTATTGGTGCTTCGACTAAAATTATTAACAATATGACTGGCGAAATAACTTACGGATATGTACCACCATTTTCAGTAGTAATTCCTGGGGTGATTAATGAAGGAAACTTTACCTCCAAAGCCGCAGCAATTATTATAAAAACAGTTGATGAGAAAACACGAAGCAAGGTTTCTATTAATGAGCTGCTTAGAATGTAA
- the dapE gene encoding succinyl-diaminopimelate desuccinylase, with amino-acid sequence MRKHEARFLLMSCLECKDQVVDLAQKLLAIPSVYPDTKVVIEYIEQLLREYGFATKIFPVNNCYNLYAQFGNDEKIIGFAGHVDVVPAGMGWSHDPFEPVEINGKIYGRGAVDMKGAIAAWIVAALKIIKENPNKSIALIIAGDEEVSNNAGTLTILHWLQDHNKQIELVIVGEPTNPNKMGEMLKIGRRGSISFDLIIKGMQGHVAYPDQADNPFKYVGGIINNLNAWQIDQGNEHFDPSNLEITSLYTDNQSYNVIPREVNLKFNIRYNNNIDEETLISIVRQLVSSVVGDNYSLEYNNSAQPFITNNQQQVEFVTSILKEINSIAPIASTTGGTSDARFIAKFYPVIEYGLINQTAHKVDEWVGVDDLINLTHSYYRIMQDF; translated from the coding sequence ATGAGAAAACACGAAGCAAGGTTTCTATTAATGAGCTGCTTAGAATGTAAAGACCAGGTTGTTGATTTAGCACAGAAGCTGCTAGCCATACCTAGTGTATACCCTGACACTAAGGTTGTTATTGAATACATTGAACAGCTGCTTAGAGAGTATGGTTTTGCTACTAAAATATTTCCAGTAAATAATTGTTATAATCTTTATGCTCAATTTGGTAATGATGAAAAAATCATAGGCTTTGCAGGACATGTTGATGTAGTTCCTGCAGGAATGGGATGGAGTCATGATCCATTTGAGCCAGTAGAAATAAATGGTAAAATTTATGGTAGAGGTGCAGTAGATATGAAGGGTGCAATTGCTGCCTGGATAGTTGCTGCGCTTAAAATTATTAAAGAGAATCCAAATAAATCTATTGCATTAATTATTGCCGGTGATGAGGAAGTTTCTAATAATGCTGGTACTCTAACTATACTTCATTGGTTACAAGATCATAACAAACAAATAGAGCTAGTAATTGTAGGGGAACCCACTAATCCCAATAAAATGGGTGAAATGCTGAAAATTGGCAGAAGAGGGAGCATCAGTTTTGATTTAATTATCAAAGGAATGCAAGGGCATGTTGCTTACCCAGATCAAGCTGATAATCCATTTAAATATGTGGGTGGGATTATAAATAATTTAAATGCTTGGCAAATTGATCAAGGTAATGAGCATTTTGATCCTAGTAACTTAGAAATAACCAGCCTTTATACTGATAACCAAAGCTATAATGTTATTCCTAGAGAGGTAAACCTAAAATTTAACATTCGTTATAATAACAATATTGATGAAGAAACTTTAATCAGCATAGTTAGGCAGTTAGTGAGCTCAGTGGTGGGTGATAATTATAGCTTGGAATATAATAATTCAGCACAGCCATTTATTACTAATAATCAGCAACAGGTTGAATTTGTTACAAGTATTCTAAAAGAAATAAACAGCATAGCACCAATTGCAAGTACTACCGGCGGCACTTCTGATGCTAGGTTTATTGCAAAGTTTTATCCGGTAATTGAATATGGCTTAATTAACCAAACTGCACATAAAGTGGATGAATGGGTAGGGGTTGATGATTTAATAAATTTAACCCACAGCTATTATCGTATTATGCAAGATTTTTAA